From Halostagnicola kamekurae, the proteins below share one genomic window:
- a CDS encoding TetR/AcrR family transcriptional regulator, translating into MGDFPERTSSDPDVEIMRATYRALRESGYADLTIKRIAEEYGKSTAAIHYHYDTKDDLLVAFLDYILDRFVETIHQVETTDPERRLDLLLDQLLVAPEDHHDLLIAVLEMRGQTPYNEPFADRFQQNDEYVRYMLRTVIDHGISEGVFTDVDAEHATRALMTIVDGGRTRAVVLDEADTLATARQTAEEYVNAVLRAETDP; encoded by the coding sequence ATGGGCGACTTTCCGGAACGAACTTCCTCGGATCCCGACGTAGAGATCATGCGTGCGACCTATCGCGCGCTTCGAGAAAGCGGATACGCCGATCTGACGATCAAGCGCATTGCCGAGGAATACGGGAAATCGACCGCCGCCATTCACTACCACTACGACACGAAAGACGACTTGCTCGTCGCGTTTCTGGACTATATCCTCGATCGGTTCGTCGAGACGATACACCAGGTGGAGACGACGGACCCCGAACGGCGATTGGACCTTCTGCTCGACCAACTCCTCGTCGCACCGGAGGACCATCACGACCTGTTGATCGCAGTGCTCGAGATGCGGGGACAGACACCGTACAACGAGCCGTTTGCCGACCGGTTCCAACAGAACGACGAGTACGTCCGATACATGCTTCGAACGGTGATCGATCACGGCATCTCCGAAGGCGTGTTCACCGACGTCGACGCCGAACACGCGACTCGAGCGCTCATGACTATCGTCGATGGGGGACGCACTCGAGCCGTCGTTCTGGACGAGGCGGACACGCTCGCGACAGCCAGACAGACGGCAGAGGAGTACGTAAACGCCGTTCTCAGAGCTGAGACGGACCCGTAG